Below is a genomic region from Paenibacillus rhizovicinus.
CGCTATGGTCGCTGGTCGTCGTACTGCTGGTTCTGACCTCGCCCTATCTATGGCTGCAATCGGTCCGGCCGATGTCGGAGGCTGCGGGCATCGCCGTCTTGTGGTGGTACTTGTGGACCTGGCAGCGGGCGATGGAGAGACGGTCGTGGGAGCGCATGGCGCTTGCTTTGTTTCTCTTCGGGCTGCTGATGGGCGTGCGTCTCTCGTTCGCCCCCTTCGGACTGGGGCTGCTCTGGCTGTTTGGCCTGGGCGCCGCCGATTGGCGGCTTGCACGAAAGCGCGTCTGGCCGCGTCTGGCGCTGTTCGTTGTGCTTGCGGGTGCGTTTCAATTGCTGTGGCTGGGCGCCCTTGTTCTGAGCGAGGGCAATGTGCGCGGGTTTCTGAAGCTGGCCGCGGCCTTCACGGAAGGCCATTTCAGCCAGTGGGGCGGCGGCGTCGCTTCCGCCGCCGATGATATGCCTTTTGCGGAGCGCGCGCTGCGCTTCGCAGGCGACAACGTGCTGTGGACCGGCATGTTCGCCCGGTCCACGGCACTGTTCGCTGCGGCGGCGGGGCTGCTGTTCGCCGCCGTGCTCTCCGCGGGGGCGGCGCTCCGCTCGCCCCGCGGCAGCGCGAGCGCGGGCTCGCGGCCCGCGGCCCGGGCGGCGGCGTGGCTTCGCCGCCCGGGCCTGCCGGTGGCGCTCGCCGCGCTCGCCGGCGCCTACGGCGCCTGGGCGCTGCTGGCGCAGAACATCGACAAGCCGCGCCACATCACGCCACTCATCGGCGTGATGTGGCTGCTGCTTGCGCTGCTCTGCGCGGCAGCGCCGCCAGCGCGGCCTGCCGCGCCCCTTCGCCGGCGGGCCAGGCGAAGACGCTGCTGCGCAGCGGCGCCCGTCCGCGCCGGCAGACCCCGGCGCCGGCGCGAACCCGCGCGGCGAGCGCATCCGCCGCGCGCTGCGGATCGCATGCGCGATGATCGCCGCCGGCGTGATCGCGCTGCAAGCCGCGCAGGGCAGCGCGCTCGTCGCGCGGCAGGCCGACGAGCCGCCGGCGGTCTACCAGCTCGCGGAAGGGCTGGGCGAACTGGCGGCGGCCCACCCGAACAGCCGTTTCGTCGTCTACACCTATGAAGAGACGCGCGTCCTGGACTACCTTCGCGTCCCGGTGACGAGCCGCCGCATCGAAACGTACAGCTACTTCATCGCGGACGTCCAAGCGGATCCGGGAGCGACGGTGCTGCTGACCGACCATGTGCTGAAAGGCTTCGAGGCGCAGGTCGGATCATTGCAAGCGCAAGTGAAACCGATCGCCGTATACGGCAGCGATCCGTTATTCGAGCCGGTCTACCACGACATCACGCTGTATGAATGGATCGGCGGCAGCCGCTGAGCCCGCCGCCCGTCCATGAACCGAAGAGGATTTTACGCGAATTGTTCACACGCTTACAATCGGGCCCGGAGGCCGTTATGAACCTATTGACACACCAATTGAAAATGATTATCGTTATTATCGTGCGAACGCGATAGATGCGTCTCGCCGGGAAGCAAGATGACAGGAAAAGGTGATCTGCAATCATGCGCATGTTGTTCAAGGCCGCGATGCTGTTCGTGGCGATTTTTATCGCTATAGCGCCAGCTAGCGCAGGGGCGTACTCATACGGGGACGCCAATACGGAAGATGTAGCGGAAACGTTCAAAATCGTCGTATCCGCGCTCGGCAAATCGCCGGCCGACTGGAAAACGGCCGAAGCCGCCCATAAGGAAAGGCGTGACGAGTTCGCCTCCCATTTCGGCGAAGAAGTAGCGGCTACCTTGGACGCGAATATGAAGTCCCAGAATGCAGAGGTCACGATCGCCAATTATAAAGCCATGCTCGTCATGAATTTGGACCGCCGGTTCGACAATGCCATTCAGAGCGTCAACGATTATACGCAAGCGAAGCTGCTGCTGGCCAAAGCCCGCGCAACGTATGAAACGCTTGCCCCCTATGCGGAATCGAAGCTGTCCAAGGAGGATCTGGACGGATTGTCGGCCGATTTCGATGCCGCCCTGGAGGCGATCGGCAATCCCGGCTTGTTCGGCGTAGGGAAGAAGGAAGCCGACGAGAAGGCGCTCAAGGCTGCCGTGAACCAAATCTACGGCGCGCTCAAACCGTTGTTCCCCTATACGCCCGAAGCGTCCGCAGGCAATGCGGGAAACGCTAACACGGGGACGGGTGACTCGAAAAATCCGGATGCGGCCGTTCAAGAAGCTGAGCCCGACACCATTGACGGCACCAAGCAGCATGCGGCGATGGCCCATGAGACCAAGACGAATCCCGCTATTACGGTCGGCGTCATTGCCGGCGTTATCGTTATCGGCGGCGGGGCTGTCTATTGGGCACGGCGCAAAGGGCTGCTGTAACCGAAAGTTAAGTCAGAGGCCTCCGAACAAGGTTTAAGGTTAGGGAGTGAGCATTCACCATGAACGTGCAGGCATTTCTTATTATGTTTCGGGAAGCGTTCGAAGCGATTCTGATCGTCGGCATCATCATTACGTATTTGAACCGGATCGGACAGTCGAAATGGAACAAGTACGTGTGGGTCGGCGTCTCGCTTGCG
It encodes:
- a CDS encoding glycosyltransferase family 39 protein, whose amino-acid sequence is MHTGDMLARKASPIAAVCCVLLWAAYCWAHRSPFAASWDEVDFVLALDRFDLLAMQPHFPGYPYFVMGAMAMRRFVGDPVRAYESLNIVLGAAAAFPIWRLSRRRLSPLWSLVVVLLVLTSPYLWLQSVRPMSEAAGIAVLWWYLWTWQRAMERRSWERMALALFLFGLLMGVRLSFAPFGLGLLWLFGLGAADWRLARKRVWPRLALFVVLAGAFQLLWLGALVLSEGNVRGFLKLAAAFTEGHFSQWGGGVASAADDMPFAERALRFAGDNVLWTGMFARSTALFAAAAGLLFAAVLSAGAALRSPRGSASAGSRPAARAAAWLRRPGLPVALAALAGAYGAWALLAQNIDKPRHITPLIGVMWLLLALLCAAAPPARPAAPLRRRARRRRCCAAAPVRAGRPRRRREPARRAHPPRAADRMRDDRRRRDRAASRAGQRARRAAGRRAAGGLPARGRAGRTGGGPPEQPFRRLHL